The window CAGATTATTTCTGAATCCAAAGATGTTTTTAAAAATGCCATTCGTGCGCTAGATCGGGAGCAAGCGAAAGAAGCAACCTTAGAGATTTTAAGAGATTGTCTAGCAGGATATGCGATTTCCCCGGGTTCTTCGGGACGACGGGATTTATTTGATTGGTGGTTATTAGAGGTGGTTCCAGCTAGTTGGTATTTATTATCTCCCCGGGCGCTTTATGTAGGAGAAGGGGTTGAAAATCCAGAAGACTTCCAGGTAGAGCGAATCAAAAAACTTCAAGAAATTAGCAGTCAAGTGAGGTCCATTTTTACTAAAAATTCCAGCACATAGAATTGGGGAAATAGAGGGATTGAGAATCAGGATTGTTTAGGCGATCTCCCGTTCCGCTTACATCCGCTCCCGCACCCTCTGGCAAAATTCCTTGACAGCAGAGCCGATGTCAAGTTATGATAGAACTAAAGCCTTGCTTACAGATGTGGTCCTGGAGGTAAAACAGAAGATAAGTTCTGATATAGCGACCCTAAATGAATTTGACAATGGCTCCAAGCCGGATAACCTTGGAGTGCGGTAAGCTTTAGCCCGGGTTCAGGCTTTGCATCGCGCTTCACTATCTCTATATCAAAATGATTTAGACTGGCTATATCATTCACTTATAAGAATGGATAAAAGGTGTTTTCAGAAGTAGAAACCCTAATCAAGGAGCGTTTGCAACAGGGTGGTACCAAAATTCGAGATAGATACCTTAACAAACCCTTTCCTAAATCGAATGTTGCGATTGCTGAAGTCCATCTAAACAATGAAATACTGTTTTGTGTAGGAGGCACATCAAAAGGAGGAAAAAAAAGCCCTATTCCTAAACCCCAGTCTAAGTCAGAAGGGGGACAATTTGAGCCAATTCAAGATTCTCGTACTGCAAGGGTAATGGATACAGATGCCGAATATAAAGTATTATCAGTGATCGGCGATGTATTTGACAGATACTATTCTCTTCAAGTAGAAGGAAAAGTTTATCTTTACACCGAACTAGAACCTTGTCAAAGTTGTACCCATATCATTAAGCAGTTTGAGCAAAAATTCCCGAATATAGAGGTCAAACTCTTTTGGGACCATCCCTATTTACCCAATTGATAGTAATGGAGGCAATGTTTATGGTCCAGTCACCTAACTATTTTTCTAAAAGGAAGTTAACACTGTTAGATAAGATACCTGAACCTCTTAAAGCCTTGCTGAACAAAATTAATCAGGAGCATTATGAAGAACTTTATGAACCCGAGGCAGATGGAAGAGTATCTCTTGAAGATGCCTTAAATGAAGTTTTAGAATTTTTTCATGAAAGGGATAAGACATACTGTCAGATCCGTTATGTATGGATGACCCTAATTTTTGCTGTATTAGTAGAGCCAACCGTAGAATACTATAACCCTGAAAATGGTTTTACAAAGCAAACAATACATCTTATAGAAAAATGGATATTATCCAACATAATTGATCCACTAGCTAGGTCAAGAGTTGTTAATTATCAATTTCAGGCAGAAAAGCTTAAAAAATTAGAGTATTTTTTATCAAAAAAAATTAATTCTTCTAAGTGGGATAAGATGGCAAGTTTACAAGTTATATATGAAGCTATAGATGTATTTAAAAATTCCATACGAGTTTTAGATTACCACCAATCAAAAGCAGCCCTTTTAGAAATTTTAGAGGATTGTTTAGAAGGATATGCGATTTTTCCAGGTTCCTATGGGAGACGAGATTTATTTGATTGGTGGCTACTAGAAGTTGTTCCATGTAGCTGGCATTTAGTACCTCCAACTTCCCTCTATATAGTACAAGGAGTAGAGAATAAAGATAAAATCCAGTTAGGTCAATCTAGTAAGTTAGAGTATCTTAGTGAAAAAATACGCCTTGCTCTAATAATTGAAAATGGAAATCAACAAAATACCTTTCATAAATTTAATAATAAAATTGAAGGAATGGAAATTAGTTTTAATAGTTCTATTCCTAGCAATGAACTACCAAACAGCATGATACCCTCTGAATACAAATCCTCTAGTATTCTCTAGTAAATTAAGGAAATACACCGATGAGCAATCAACCCCAGAGCGACAAAGAGTTAATAGAAAAACAATTAGACTTTTTAACTCAAGAAGAAAATTTTGATGAAGAAATAGAAAAATATGAAGAAGATTATTTTGTTGAACTGCAAGAATCTTGTTTAAGTTTTTTAGAGAAACAGTCTTTTAAAGTTGGACAAATAGTTCGGTGGAAAAATAATATGAAAAACAGAAAGTTGCCGTACAAAAATCAACCAGCTATAGTTGTTGCTGTTTTGAATGAACCAATTATTAATAATTTAGAAGATTCAGGAAGTCCTTATTTTCGGGAAAACTTAGATATTGTGTTAGGAATTTTAGTGAACAATAATACTTTTTTAACTTTTTATTATGACAGTCGAAGGTTTGAGAGGTATTAGCTAAAATAAGAGGGCTGTTTCATTCTAAAATTTTATGCTGGCCAAAACCATGAACGGGAGAAAGTTTGACCCGTTTTTTTGCCCTCACCCCCATGATCTGAAGGCAAAAATGGCGCTGGCCTGACTAAAAGGGGCTTTATCCGTGACCTTCGGTGGTTTTTGGCGACTAAAATGAAACAACGCGATCGCCCAAAACTCGCCTATCCTGAATCCCGAATCGCCCTGTCTCACCGAGTCGCCGATTCGCCAATTAGTGTAAACAGGGCCCATTTTCTCACATCAGGATACTCTTGCATCGTTGCCAGCATCGCTTGTCTTAAAGCTACCGCCCGATCGCCGGTTTGGGGAAGTAGTCGATAAAACTCCTGCATCAATTGTGCGCTGGCCTGATCGTCGGTTTGCCATAACGAGACCATCACACTTTCGGCACCGGCACCGATGACGGCGCGAGATAATCCAATAATGCCATCGCCGGTAATGCTTCCTCCACCTGTACTGCAAGCACTCAATACGACTAAATCCGCATTCAACTCCAAGCGGATAATTTCCTCAGAAGTGAGCAATCCGTCATCGCGATCGCTCGGTGCCAAGGCGATCGCCCCCAATAACCCCGACTCGCTAAAATCATCCAGTAACCCGTGGGTTGCCA of the Laspinema palackyanum D2c genome contains:
- a CDS encoding deaminase domain-containing protein — translated: MFSEVETLIKERLQQGGTKIRDRYLNKPFPKSNVAIAEVHLNNEILFCVGGTSKGGKKSPIPKPQSKSEGGQFEPIQDSRTARVMDTDAEYKVLSVIGDVFDRYYSLQVEGKVYLYTELEPCQSCTHIIKQFEQKFPNIEVKLFWDHPYLPN